The stretch of DNA TGAATTAttctttttatgaaatattgaagtattttgaaaggtcggcttgcctagtaccatcgataggcgtcatcacgacaggttagagtttttggtcgtgataagttggtatcagagcctaggttacataggtctcacgagtcataagcaggctgagtagagtcttgcggatcagtacggagatgtgtgtacttatcttcgagaggctgccgaacccttaggaaatttcacattcttgaattcttgtcgtgctaatatgttgattctggtaactaaatttctgttgttctaattctctcatagatggtgaggacgcgtactatAGGGCATTATGGAtagccactagtaccaccaggtagggccgcgagaggccgaggtcgcagtaggggcagaggtacagctcgcaccgcagctagggcagcacctacaGATCCACTAGTTGCCCTAGTTCAGGAGCATGCTCCAGTTGTGGacgagcctgtgggaccagctcaggaacCACCtctgcctattatgattccaggccttcaggaggccttagctcagatcctGACCAcatgtaccagtcttgctcaggagGTCTCTGCTCCGGTTGCGGCAGCCacttctcaagccgggggaggtgctaagactcccgccgcccgcacacTAGAGCAGGTGGTACGAGGATTCTAGACACcgagggcaccaccagcccagccgattgctgctgttcaggactatgtggttcctgtcatgcctgatgatgagcaaCGTCAATTGGgaaggtttgggagactccagcttCCATCTTTCAGCGGtgccgagggagaggatgcatatggcttcttggataggtgctagAGGATACTTCGTACCGCAGGTATTTTAgaggccagtggggtctcgttcactacttttcaattctttggggctgccttcagttggtgggaggcttacgagaggcataggccaGTTGGCGCATCACCCCTTACATGTCAGCAGTTCTCCGgcctattcctggagaagttcgtgccacaatCCCACAAAGAGGAGTtgtgcaggcagttcgagcagcttcatcagggtgatatgtccgtgacgcagtatgagatgagttTTTTAGAGTttgcccatcatgctatctggttggttcccacagaaaGGGAGAGTATtgggaggttcatagatggcgtCACTTTTCagttgcgattgcttatgacaaGAGAGAGAGtatttggtgctacttttgatgagattgtcgacattgctcgtcagattgagatggttcgcagccaggaatGGGTCGAGAGGGAGACCatgaggcctcgtggtcagggtggatttagcggtgttccttctgggggtcagtcccACCACGGTaaaggtcgtcctttcagacatgctcatacggctcgcccagttcaccgtaGTGCACCATATGGCCATGGTTCATAGAGTTATCAACAGGTacattcatctctcagtgctctcccaactcagagttcatcccgtgctccatcgggtcagtgctcgtctatgccaggtccttctagcaGTTATCCCAGTGCTCGAGGCTCCCTTCAGTTCTTAGCACTAGCACCGGGGAGTTGCTGTGAGTGTGGAtagtttggtcacatgaggaggcaGTGTCCCTGCCTagtgggaggtccagctcagcagaggagcCAATCTATGACATCAACACCAGTTtcttcaccacctgctcagccagctcgaggtggagcccagtcagctaggggctgCCCgggagggggaggccgatcagggggcggCCAAGCCCGTGTCTATGCTCTCTTGCCAGActagatgccattgcttcagatgctgtgattacaggtattgtctcagtttgccctagagatgcctctgtattacttgaccatggttccacttattcatatgtgtactcgtatttctctcattttccggatatgcctcgtgagtctcta from Nicotiana tomentosiformis chromosome 11, ASM39032v3, whole genome shotgun sequence encodes:
- the LOC138901636 gene encoding uncharacterized protein, which encodes MPDDEQRQLGRFGRLQLPSFSGAEGEDAYGFLDSWWEAYERHRPVGASPLTCQQFSGLFLEKFVPQSHKEELCRQFEQLHQGDMSVTQYEMSFLEFAHHAIWLVPTERESIGRFIDGVTFQLRLLMTRERVFGATFDEIVDIARQIEMVRSQEWVERETMRPRGQGGFSGVPSGGQSHHGKGRPFRHAHTARPVHRSAPYGHGS